The following are encoded in a window of Pectinophora gossypiella chromosome 24, ilPecGoss1.1, whole genome shotgun sequence genomic DNA:
- the LOC126377844 gene encoding uncharacterized protein LOC126377844 isoform X1 codes for MLEHKMATVTASSTIESKAMMQEARMQHSYQEVHVSEQRTERTEKVKKKKSMRRHKDEGTISVSKSSEKLHKKMKAAADVESNPKCEMCTRPVYAMERVKAERRVWHKECFRCVQCNKQLTVETYQSDHTTLYCKPHFKQLFEPKPVEGEDEADAAPPKKHQMIICESNPIELPPDVVRASDKPDLGIEELTQLDLKSRFEVFEKGPRVQPAAAAPQPRGQRERSQALLARLAKFKAKGMDIGVSDEDLNGVPVEHSSSEPEEDEDDEDSVLRKSYKQTASKEQPVSFCNMSEIVGKFETGQHNNSERHRERKQEIQNIRSRLFMGKQAKIKEMYEQSVMQSEQSVTSADKIARSLDLDAEKARAIKMRFENGDIYHDENQPPRARDIDDTSLFNEGIGKKSRSIFLELDANAKNMAPTSPPPQEPPKRKEIPFVPKDVVRAEDKVEDVHIETRDISDRFKFFETYKPESKRKEFRMTPPRQLQRAKSPSPEVYVDPGVARGGGGADTAAAADRHTASRMISVFRQMEQHQHHHDDDQGPKPLKRFTPPPPGESNHHGDTSEEEEYSSEGEYEEDSEDERRRLYFEARERDEALKQAQQLARTTSFRDRFEKWSESEPQRSPSNVVIERQYDDDDGESQLETAKSLREKFENMKVQQSSVTKTFVPKVNRFV; via the exons gaGGTACATGTCTCCGAGCAGAGGACGGAGAGGACTGAGAaggtgaagaagaagaagtccaTGCGTCGGCATAAGGATGAGGGCACCATCTCTGTG TCAAAATCCTCGGAGAAGCTTCACAAGAAGATGAAAGCGGCTGCAGACGTGGAGTCCAACCCGAAGTGTGAGATGTGCACGCGGCCGGTCTACGCCATGGAGCGAGTGAAGGCGGAGCGCCGCGTGTGGCACAAGGAGTGCTTCCGATGTGTCCAGTGCAACAAACAGCTCAC AGTGGAGACATACCAGAGTGACCACACCACGTTGTACTGCAAGCCTCACTTCAAGCAGCTGTTCGAGCCGAAGCCCGTTGAGGGGGAGGATGAGGCTGATG CTGCACCACCCAAGAAGCATCAGATGATCATCTGCGAGAGCAACCCCATCGAGCTGCCCCCAGATGTCGTTAGAG CTTCAGACAAACCGGACCTGGGCATCGAGGAGCTGACGCAGCTGGACCTCAAGTCCCGGTTCGAGGTGTTCGAGAAGGGCCCACGagtgcagcccgccgccgccgcgccacaGCCGCGCGGCCAGCGGGAGCGGAGCCAGGCGCTGCTCGCCAGGCTGGCCAA GTTCAAAGCGAAGGGAATGGACATCGGCGTGTCTGACGAGGACCTGAACGGAGTGCCGGTCGAGCACAGCTCCAGCGAGCCTGAGGAAGACGAGGATG ACGAGGACTCGGTTTTACGCAAGTCGTATAAACAGACAGCGAGCAAAGAGCAACCTGTATCCTTCTGTAACATGAGCGAGATAGTCGGCAAGTTCGAGACAGGGCAGCACAACAACAGCGAAAGACACCGCGAGCGCAAACAGGAGATACAGAACATACGCAGCCGGCTGTTTATG GGCAAACAAGCTAAAATCAAGGAGATGTACGAGCAATCTGTTATGCAGAGCGAACAGA GTGTGACGTCAGCGGACAAGATCGCCCGCTCGTTGGACCTGGACGCAGAGAAGGCGCGCGCCATCAAGATGCGCTTCGAGAACGGAGACATCTACCACGACGAGAACCAGCCGCCGCGGGCCCGGGACATCGACGACACCAGCCTCTTCAACGaag GTATCGGCAAGAAGTCTCGCTCCATCTTCCTAGAGCTGGACGCCAATGCCAAGAACATGGCGCCCAcctcgccgccgccgcaggAGCCGCCCAAGAGGAAGGAGATT CCGTTCGTCCCGAAGGACGTGGTCCGCGCCGAGGACAAGGTGGAGGACGTTCACATCGAGACGCGCGACATCTCCGACCGGTTCAAGTTCTTCGAGACGTACAAGCCGGAGAGCAAGCGGAAGGAGTTCCGCATGACGCCGCCGCGACAGCTGCAG CGGGCCAAGTCCCCGTCCCCCGAGGTGTACGTGGACCCGGGCGTGgcccgcggcggcggcggcgccgacACGGCGGCCGCGGCCGACCGCCACACCGCCTCCAGGATGATCTCCGTGTTCCGCCAGATGGAGCAGCACCAGCACCACCACGACGACGACCAGG GTCCCAAACCCCTGAAGCGGTTCACCCCCCCGCCGCCGGGCGAGAGCAACCACCACGGAGACACTTCAGAGGAAGAAGAATACTCCTCCGAAGGAGAATATGAGGAGGACAGCGAGGACGAACGCAGGAGGCTCTACTTCGAGGCCAGGGAGAGGGACGAGGCACTTAAACAG GCGCAGCAGCTGGCCCGCACGACGAGCTTCCGCGACCGATTCGAGAAGTGGTCGGAGTCGGAGCCGCAGAGGTCGCCGTCCAACGTGGTCATCGAGAGGCAGTATGATGACGACGACGGCGAGTCGCAGCTGGAGACTGCCAAGAG CTTGCGTGAGAAGTTCGAGAACATGAAAGTCCAGCAGTCCTCAGTTACGAAGACGTTCGTGCCTAAAGTCAACAGATTTGTG TGA
- the LOC126377844 gene encoding uncharacterized protein LOC126377844 isoform X2, with protein sequence MATVTASSTIESKAMMQEARMQHSYQEVHVSEQRTERTEKVKKKKSMRRHKDEGTISVSKSSEKLHKKMKAAADVESNPKCEMCTRPVYAMERVKAERRVWHKECFRCVQCNKQLTVETYQSDHTTLYCKPHFKQLFEPKPVEGEDEADAAPPKKHQMIICESNPIELPPDVVRASDKPDLGIEELTQLDLKSRFEVFEKGPRVQPAAAAPQPRGQRERSQALLARLAKFKAKGMDIGVSDEDLNGVPVEHSSSEPEEDEDDEDSVLRKSYKQTASKEQPVSFCNMSEIVGKFETGQHNNSERHRERKQEIQNIRSRLFMGKQAKIKEMYEQSVMQSEQSVTSADKIARSLDLDAEKARAIKMRFENGDIYHDENQPPRARDIDDTSLFNEGIGKKSRSIFLELDANAKNMAPTSPPPQEPPKRKEIPFVPKDVVRAEDKVEDVHIETRDISDRFKFFETYKPESKRKEFRMTPPRQLQRAKSPSPEVYVDPGVARGGGGADTAAAADRHTASRMISVFRQMEQHQHHHDDDQGPKPLKRFTPPPPGESNHHGDTSEEEEYSSEGEYEEDSEDERRRLYFEARERDEALKQAQQLARTTSFRDRFEKWSESEPQRSPSNVVIERQYDDDDGESQLETAKSLREKFENMKVQQSSVTKTFVPKVNRFV encoded by the exons gaGGTACATGTCTCCGAGCAGAGGACGGAGAGGACTGAGAaggtgaagaagaagaagtccaTGCGTCGGCATAAGGATGAGGGCACCATCTCTGTG TCAAAATCCTCGGAGAAGCTTCACAAGAAGATGAAAGCGGCTGCAGACGTGGAGTCCAACCCGAAGTGTGAGATGTGCACGCGGCCGGTCTACGCCATGGAGCGAGTGAAGGCGGAGCGCCGCGTGTGGCACAAGGAGTGCTTCCGATGTGTCCAGTGCAACAAACAGCTCAC AGTGGAGACATACCAGAGTGACCACACCACGTTGTACTGCAAGCCTCACTTCAAGCAGCTGTTCGAGCCGAAGCCCGTTGAGGGGGAGGATGAGGCTGATG CTGCACCACCCAAGAAGCATCAGATGATCATCTGCGAGAGCAACCCCATCGAGCTGCCCCCAGATGTCGTTAGAG CTTCAGACAAACCGGACCTGGGCATCGAGGAGCTGACGCAGCTGGACCTCAAGTCCCGGTTCGAGGTGTTCGAGAAGGGCCCACGagtgcagcccgccgccgccgcgccacaGCCGCGCGGCCAGCGGGAGCGGAGCCAGGCGCTGCTCGCCAGGCTGGCCAA GTTCAAAGCGAAGGGAATGGACATCGGCGTGTCTGACGAGGACCTGAACGGAGTGCCGGTCGAGCACAGCTCCAGCGAGCCTGAGGAAGACGAGGATG ACGAGGACTCGGTTTTACGCAAGTCGTATAAACAGACAGCGAGCAAAGAGCAACCTGTATCCTTCTGTAACATGAGCGAGATAGTCGGCAAGTTCGAGACAGGGCAGCACAACAACAGCGAAAGACACCGCGAGCGCAAACAGGAGATACAGAACATACGCAGCCGGCTGTTTATG GGCAAACAAGCTAAAATCAAGGAGATGTACGAGCAATCTGTTATGCAGAGCGAACAGA GTGTGACGTCAGCGGACAAGATCGCCCGCTCGTTGGACCTGGACGCAGAGAAGGCGCGCGCCATCAAGATGCGCTTCGAGAACGGAGACATCTACCACGACGAGAACCAGCCGCCGCGGGCCCGGGACATCGACGACACCAGCCTCTTCAACGaag GTATCGGCAAGAAGTCTCGCTCCATCTTCCTAGAGCTGGACGCCAATGCCAAGAACATGGCGCCCAcctcgccgccgccgcaggAGCCGCCCAAGAGGAAGGAGATT CCGTTCGTCCCGAAGGACGTGGTCCGCGCCGAGGACAAGGTGGAGGACGTTCACATCGAGACGCGCGACATCTCCGACCGGTTCAAGTTCTTCGAGACGTACAAGCCGGAGAGCAAGCGGAAGGAGTTCCGCATGACGCCGCCGCGACAGCTGCAG CGGGCCAAGTCCCCGTCCCCCGAGGTGTACGTGGACCCGGGCGTGgcccgcggcggcggcggcgccgacACGGCGGCCGCGGCCGACCGCCACACCGCCTCCAGGATGATCTCCGTGTTCCGCCAGATGGAGCAGCACCAGCACCACCACGACGACGACCAGG GTCCCAAACCCCTGAAGCGGTTCACCCCCCCGCCGCCGGGCGAGAGCAACCACCACGGAGACACTTCAGAGGAAGAAGAATACTCCTCCGAAGGAGAATATGAGGAGGACAGCGAGGACGAACGCAGGAGGCTCTACTTCGAGGCCAGGGAGAGGGACGAGGCACTTAAACAG GCGCAGCAGCTGGCCCGCACGACGAGCTTCCGCGACCGATTCGAGAAGTGGTCGGAGTCGGAGCCGCAGAGGTCGCCGTCCAACGTGGTCATCGAGAGGCAGTATGATGACGACGACGGCGAGTCGCAGCTGGAGACTGCCAAGAG CTTGCGTGAGAAGTTCGAGAACATGAAAGTCCAGCAGTCCTCAGTTACGAAGACGTTCGTGCCTAAAGTCAACAGATTTGTG TGA